In Fibrobacter sp. UWR2, the following are encoded in one genomic region:
- a CDS encoding prepilin-type N-terminal cleavage/methylation domain-containing protein: MSQNKDIALDKRNGFTLLEVLVALAVLAAGAVALGHYAGAFNRVSSAEIARADSAVAAVAYLDSIAVSLSPCTDTVLMRAETFLLPGPRALQWVEVHSGNFTLRRLVRCARASR, translated from the coding sequence ATGTCCCAAAATAAAGACATTGCCCTCGATAAACGGAATGGTTTTACCCTCCTAGAAGTCCTCGTCGCGCTCGCCGTCCTTGCTGCCGGCGCGGTGGCGCTCGGGCACTACGCCGGCGCCTTCAACCGCGTCTCTTCCGCCGAAATAGCCCGTGCCGACTCCGCCGTTGCCGCTGTAGCTTACCTCGATTCCATCGCCGTATCGCTCTCGCCCTGCACCGACACAGTCCTAATGCGTGCAGAAACCTTCCTGCTCCCAGGGCCTCGCGCCCTCCAGTGGGTCGAGGTCCATTCAGGTAACTTCACGTTGAGGAGGCTTGTGCGATGCGCAAGGGCTTCACGCTGA